One Halalkalicoccus sp. NIPERK01 DNA segment encodes these proteins:
- a CDS encoding type II toxin-antitoxin system death-on-curing family toxin, giving the protein MRDSLWTPTVTDVLAIHEDIVSEYDATEPGVRDEGAISFAIDRVVAGSPTNDRETIDEKAFELLRLLVANHPFVDANKRTALDTVATFYLLNGYRLEYDSEIRRILSDLAIDESAVDRNEVIEYLRTHTRSIDTDETLRGIRSDLVEYGLTRYRDEEK; this is encoded by the coding sequence ATGAGGGATTCGCTGTGGACGCCGACGGTAACCGACGTGCTCGCGATCCACGAGGACATCGTCAGCGAGTATGACGCGACTGAACCAGGCGTTCGCGACGAGGGCGCGATCTCCTTTGCGATCGACCGCGTCGTAGCCGGATCCCCGACGAACGACCGCGAGACGATCGACGAGAAGGCGTTCGAACTGCTCAGACTGTTGGTCGCCAACCACCCGTTCGTGGATGCGAACAAGCGAACCGCGCTGGACACGGTCGCGACGTTCTACCTTCTCAATGGGTATCGACTCGAGTACGATTCTGAAATCCGGCGGATCCTCTCGGACCTCGCGATCGACGAATCGGCCGTCGATCGAAACGAGGTCATCGAGTATCTGCGGACCCATACGAGGTCGATCGACACGGACGAAACGCTTCGGGGGATCCGTTCCGATCTCGTCGAGTATGGGCTGACTCGCTATCGAGACGAGGAGAAATGA
- a CDS encoding DUF2237 family protein, which produces MTDEPDRNVYGVELRPCSEDPETGFLRDGHCRHLRRDPGRHEVCAVLTEGFLAFSKEQGNDLVTPQPELNFPGLEPGDRWCLCLPRWIEAREADTAPPLVLEATHERVLDEIDPDTLREYEFDPQAKDGGGENGE; this is translated from the coding sequence ATGACCGACGAGCCAGACCGCAACGTCTACGGCGTCGAACTCCGCCCCTGCAGCGAGGATCCAGAAACCGGCTTCCTGCGGGACGGCCACTGTCGGCACCTCCGGCGCGATCCGGGTCGTCACGAGGTCTGTGCGGTGCTGACCGAGGGGTTTCTGGCGTTCAGCAAGGAGCAGGGCAACGACCTGGTGACGCCCCAGCCCGAGTTGAACTTTCCGGGCCTCGAACCGGGCGACCGCTGGTGTCTCTGTCTGCCGCGCTGGATCGAGGCCCGCGAGGCCGATACGGCACCACCACTGGTGCTCGAGGCGACCCACGAACGGGTGCTCGACGAGATCGACCCCGACACCCTCCGCGAGTACGAGTTCGATCCACAGGCCAAAGACGGGGGCGGCGAGAACGGTGAGTAG